The DNA sequence GTCCGCGGCGAGGCCGAGATCGACGACACCTACGACGCAGCCGGTGATTGGGCTGGCCTCAAGGGCAAGCTGGAGGACAACTCCAGCATCGAATACCGACGCATCTGAGGGAGAAGCGCATGAGGCTTGGCCTGACATTCCTGCTCTTCGGCGCCTTGTCACTGACGGCCTGCTCGCAGCCCGCGCCCACTCAAGCGCCGGAGACCGCGCCCCCCACGCCAGCTCCAACAACGCCCAGGCCTCCGCCCCCGCCTCGGCCCACCGCCACGGTCGGCGGCGATGGCTCATCTATCGAGCTCTCGGCCCTCACCGGCGCTGATATCCATGACAACAGGCTGGACGGCGAGCTCGCCTGCAGCTTCTCGACCCCGACCGCCTCGCCCCTTGTCATCGCCCGCGGTGATGTCGGCTCTCAGGACGCCGCCTTCGGCTTGATCAAGGTGGCCGGTTATGTCGAACGCATGGCCGCGCCTGGCGGCTTTGACGGCATGCTGCCCGGCGCGGTGTTCACTGGCCAGGGCAAGACCGTCACCGTCGCCCTGACCGGGCCGGCCACGGAAGGCGGCGAGTCACCGCCCCGGCCGGCAATCTTGACCTACGATCGCGCCGATGGCGCGAAGCGCATCTTCCCCGGTCTTTGGACCTGCGGGCCTTAGGCCGTTTTCGCCGCAGCGATGCGACCGCGTGCGATTTCGTCGCTGATTTCGTTGGTGGGACGGCCCTCGATGGCCGAACCCCCCAGAATCTCGTCCAGGGTCCGGATCATACCCTCCACCTTGCGCTCGACCCAATCGGCGTCGTAAGCGCGCCCGGCCTCGACAGCCAGGATTTCGGCGGCCGCGTTTATGATGCCGCCGCCGTTGATCACATAGTCCGGCGCATAGACGATCCCGCGCTCGAATACCGCCCGACCGACGTCCGGTCCCGCCAGCTGGTTATTCGCCCCACCGGCGATCACCTTGGCCCGCAGCCTCGGCAATGTCAGTGCGTTGACGGCGCCGCCCATCGCGCAGGGCGCGAAGACGTCTGCGTCAACGTCAAAAATGGCGTCGGGCGTCGCCACCCGCGCGCCGGTCCGGGCGGCCACCGCGGCGACCGCATCGCCGTGAACATCGCAGATCACCAGCTTCGCGCCCGCCGCATGCAGCTTATCGGCGAGATAGCCGCCGACCTGTCCAACACCCTGGATCGCTACGGTGACGCCCGCCAGATCACGGTTCAGCGCACGCCGGACACAGAGGGCTATGCCTCGGAATACGCCTTCCGCCGTCACCGGGCTTGGATCGCCGGAGGCGCCCTGGTGGCCTTCCAGCCCGACGACGTAGCGAGTCTGCGTCCGCGCATGCGCTAGGTCGGTCGGTGAGACGCCCACATCCTCGGCCGTCCAGTAACGGCCGCCCACAGCTTCAACGGCCCGTCCGAACGCTTCGAACAGCGCCTTGGTCTTCTGGGTCCGCGAGTCCCCGATGATCACGGCCTTGCCGCCGCCCACCGGAATGTCGGCCATGGCGTTCTTGTATGACATCGCCCGGCTGAGTTTCAGCGCATCCTCCTGCGCCGCCTCGGCGCTGGGATAGGGCCACATCCGGCAACCGCCGGCCGCCGGGCCGCGCGCCGTCGAGTGGACAGCGATGATCGTCCGAAGCCCACTGGCCGGATCGGAGAAGGCGTGGACACCTTCATGGTCGTCGAAGGACGGGGAGTCGAACAGAGTGCTCATGGCGGGCCTCTACGCCGGGGCCGCCCCTCTGTCACCTGCGTAAGCTGCTGAACCCGAAGAGCAGCAGGCGCAGCGTCTCCGAGATCGCCAGGGCGGTGAGCAGGCCGCGCACGAGATCCTGTTGGATCGCCCCGAAGTCCGGCACCACGGTGATGTAGACCAGTCCCATCAGTGAGACGCAGCTTGTGAGCACGGTGACCCCCAGCCACCAAAGTCCGACCCCGCCCCGATCCGCCCGTCGGCCGCCGGATTTGCGCAGGGCCGAGCTCAGCCCCATCAACAAGAGGATGCTGCCGATCACCACAGCGGTCCGCCCGACGGCGGCGGGTTGGTCCAGCTGAAACGCATGCGTCCAGGCGCCGCCGGCGATGATCGCCATGCCTAAGAAAATGAACACTGCCCGCCCCCACGGATCGCCGAGATGACGAGATGACGGTGTTCCGCCAATGCCGTCAATGCGACGTAACAGGCGCCCTGAATGGCGCTTCACCAACACCCGAGGGCAGCGGCGACGTCGGGTTGCGGATATAGGCGGCCACATCGGCCCAGACTCTCGGACCCTGGTGATCGCGCGTCAGCAGGTGCCACCCGTCGGGATAGTAGGCCGTCCGATCGCCAGGCCGCAGCCCGCGCATCGCCCGCCGCGCGGCGTGCTTGGGAATGATCTCGTCGTGGGCGCCATAGAGGTAGAGCACCGGCGCCCTCGTCCGTCCCATCGCTTCGGACCCCTTTCCCATCAGCCGGACCAGGCCATAGAGGGTGTCGGATCGCGCGCCCCAGATCATGAGCTGATCCTGACTCATGGCGATCAGTTCGTCACGATTATCGGTGGGCGAGATTCGGTCGGTCACCCATTCCGGCGGCGCGTAAACCTTCGGCCCGGTGAACCGCGCCGCCAGCCACAGCAAAAGTCCGTTCGGCGGCGGCTGGGTCTCAAACCCCCAAACGGCGGGCGACAGCAGGACGATCCGGTCAGCCTCCGGCGGCCGATCAGAGGCCGCGGCATAGGCCGCCACGGCGCCCCCCATGCTCTCGCCCATCACCACCAGCACCGCCTTGGGATAGGCCGCCCGCGCCAGGCTCGCCGCCGTCCGCAGGTCCTCAGCCATCAGGTCGCGGCCCGCCCAGATCCCGCGCTGCGGGCTGCGACCAAAGCCACGCTGATCGATCGCATAGGTGGCGATCCCCTGCTCCGCCCAATAGGGGGCGGCCAGGTGGAAGGCGTTGGCGTAGTCGTTCATCCCATGGAGGGCCACAATCACCGCCCACGGCTCCTGCGCCGGCGCCCAGCGGGTTAATCCAAGGCGCGCGCTATCGAAACTGATCATCCGATCGCCATCGAACTTCGGCCCTGCGAACCCGGCCGGCGGCGCCAGCGGCGCTTGCGACACGATCGGCGTGCAGGCGCTCAGCGCCAGGGCCATCAGGAGGATCGCCCCCGCCCTCATGCCGCGGGGTCAGGCGCCTTCAGCCGGTAGACACCCTTGAAATCCTCCGGATCGGCGGGCTTGCCGTGCCGGGAGATCACAAGCTTCCCCTGCCGCGCCAGCCCCTTGGCCACGGCGCGCACATGGCCAAGCGTCCTGCGCCAGCTCTCCGGATCGACCGAGCGCGCCACCTGTTCGGGCGAGATCGACTTGCCAGGACCGGCCTGAGCCAGCAGATCGAAAATTGCCGTCTCTATCTCAACGCTCACAGCACCGGTTCCTCATTGGCCGCCGAACAGGGCCGCGGGCATCAATCCCACCACCGCGCCCGTCAGGCAGGTGGCCAGGAAGCCCGAGAGCATCGCCTTCCACACCATGCCCATGATCTCGCCCCGGCGTTCCGGGACCAGGACCGAATAGCCCGCGACATTGATTCCCACCGAGGCGACATTGGCGAAGCCGCACAGGGCGTAGGTCATGATCACCCGGCTGCGGTCGTCAAAGCCGCTTTCGGGCAAGGCCGCCATGCGGATGAAAGCTGTGAACTCGGTCAGCACCAGCTTGACGCCCAGCAGCGACCCTGCCGTCGGCGCGTCAGCCCAAGAAACGCCCATCGCCCAGGCCAGTGGCGCAAAGAGCAGCCCCAGCGCGCGCTCCACTGAGGGGGGCGCGCCGTTGATGTCTGGGAACAGCCCGAGCGCCCCGTTCACCATGGCCACCAGCGAGACGAAGACGATCAGCGTCGCGCCCACGTTCAGCACGATCTGCAGGCCGTCCGTCGTCCCCTTGATCAAGGCGTCCACTGAACTTTCGTAGGTCTTGCCGGCGCTGAGATCGAGGTTTTCCGGCTTCTCAACGAGCGGATTGCGCGGAATTAGCACCCGCGCCAGCATCACGCCGGCCGGCGCCGAGATGATCGAGGCCGTCAGCACGTGGGCCGCCGCATTGGGCAGCACACCCGCCAGGATCGTCGCATAGGCCACCATCGTCGATCCGGAGACGCACGACATCCCCACCGCGATCAGCAGGAAGAGTTCCGAACGCGACAGACCCGGCAGATACGCCCGGATGAAGATCGGCCCTTCCACCTGGCCCATGAACACCGTCGTCGCTGTCGCCAGCGCCGGTGCGCCGCGAAGGCCCATCGTCCTCTCGAAGACAACCCCGAAAACCTGAGTGATCCATTTCAGGATGCGCCAGTGCCAAAGCAGCGCTGCAAGCGCGCAGACCACCAGGATCACCGGCAAGACCCGAAAGGCGAAGATGAAAAGTCCGCCAGCTTCAGTCACCGCATAGGGCTGAGCCGGCGTGCCGGCCAGGAATCCGAAGACGAAGGCGACGCCGGCCTGCGTGCTGGACGCCAGGCCCTCGACCACCACGCCTACGCCCGACAGGCCTGTCCGCAGCCAAGGCAATCCAAAGAGCGCGGCGACAAGCACCGCCTGCATCACCAGGGCGCCCAGCGCCATCTTCCACGGAAACCGGCTGCGGTTCTCCGACAGCAGCCAGCACAACGCCAGGATAGCGACAATGCCGATCAGGCTCTGCGCGTTCGTCAGGCTGAACATCATCGAATCCCGGAAACCCCGCCTCGCCCACTCAAAGCCTGCGGGCGAGGTCGGCGCAAGACGGCGTTGCGACCGCCCTGCGCCAAATCGGCGCCCGACTACTTGGCGGTCAGTTCCTTCACCAGCCCATCGACGCCGTAGACCTTCTGCAAGGCCTCGGTGGCTGCGCTGGAGGCCACCACCACTGTGCGGTTGATCGCCGGATCGTAGCCATAGTCGCCGCCCAGCGAATGGATGTTGCCATCGAACGCCGCGCCCAGGATCTCGCCCTGGGCGTTGACCACTGGCGAGCCGGAATTACCGCCGATGATGTCGTTGGTGGTGACAAAATTATAGACTGTGTCCGGGTTCAGCTTGTCCTTCGCCGCGATCCAGCGCGGCGCTAGCTGATAGGGCTCCGCGCCGGTCGCCCGCTCGTAGAGTCCGGCGAAGTTGGTGGTGGGCGCGATGTCCACGCCGCGATAGCTCCAGCCGTCGACCTTGCCGTAGGATAGACGCAGGGTGAAGGTCGCGTCCGGGTAGACCGCGTCGCCATAGGCCGCAAAACGCGCCCGGGCGATCCGCTCGGCGGCCCGGTCGGTCGGGCCGGAAACCTCCGCCTCCCAGGTCTTGCGGACCGTCCGCGCCGCGGCGTCGTTGGCCAGGACCAGCTGAATCAGCGGATCCTTCGACGCCTTCACAGTCGCTAGGTCAGCCTCCCACAACGCTTTGCGGGCCGCGACATCCGCCAGGGTCGTGCCAGCGATCAAACGCTCGGCCAGGCCCTCAGGGCTTTCTTTGCCCAGCAGACCCTTGGTCGCCGCATCGTCGGTCGTCAGATACTCGCGCGTCTTTGAGAGCCAGAACGCCAGGTACATCTGCTCAAGCGGCTTATCGATGGGCTGTTCGTCGAGCAGCTGCTTTCCCAGCAGCGCCAAGCGCGCGTCGGAGTATTCCGGCAGACGCTCGGCCGATGGCTTGGCGCGCTCCTCGGCGCCTCGCACGATCGCCCGGGCGAACTGATAAAGCTCTGAGGCCGAGCCTGCGCCCGCCTCCAGTTGGCGATAGCGAACATAATTGTCCGTCGCCGCCTTCTGCGCCGCGCCGATCTCGCGCCAGGGATGGCCCACGTCCGCTGCTAGCGTCGGGTTCGCCGTCACCTTGGCCTTCAGGTCGGCCTCTTCCTTACGCTTCACATCCATGAAGGCCGCGTCGTTCAGGGCGAACTGTCGGCCGAAGAACACTTTGTAGCTGTTCTCGATTCCGAACAGCGGGTCGGTGGCGATGCGCTTCTGCTCGGCGCCTTCCTCCGAGAACCGGATCAGCCGCCCCCGCAGTTCAGAACGCTGCAGCTGGCCCACAGGGATCACCAGGTCGCGCTGGGTTTCCAGCTGCGCCACGGTCAGCGCCCGCTCCGTCGATCCCGGATTGCCCGACACGAAGGTGGGTTCGCCCACCTTCGGCCCGCGCGACACCCAGGTCAGATGCTTCGGCGTCCTGACCGGCTTGCCGCCCTCGTAGGCGCGCAGGAAGCCGATATCGAGATTGAAGCGTGGAAAGTTGAAGTTGTCCGGATCACCGCCGAAAAAGGCCGTCGCGAACTCCGGCGCGAACACGAGGCGCACGTCAGAGTACTTCCGGTAGCGATAGAGCTTGTACTGCCCGCCTCGGTAGAGCGTCACAACTTGGCAGCGATAGAGCTGGGTCTTGGCGCAGCTGGCGTCCTCTAATCCCGACATCGCGGCGTCTCGCGCGCCGATAAAGGCCTGTCCGGTCTTGCCCGCGGTCGCAGACCCGATCGTCTGCGTCACGTCGGTGATGGTCTCCAGCACTTCGGCCTGCATGCCCGGACACTTGCGCTCCTCTTCCCGCGTAGCCGTCAGGAAGCCGTCCTTCACGAAGTCCTTATCGGCCGTCGAGATCGCCTGAACGCAGTCCACCACGCAGTGATGGTTGGTGAAGATCAACCCGTCCTTCGACACGAACGACGCCGAGCAACCGCTCGTCAGCCGCACGGAGGCGGCCTGCACCCGGTCCAGCCAGGCCTTGTCGACGTTCACGCCGTAGGCGGCGTTCACCTTGGCCGAGGGGAAGTTGTCATAGGTCCACATGCCTTCGTCCGCGCTCGCCGCGGAGGCGGCGAAGGCGACCAGGCCGGCGCTGAGCGCGCCGATGAGGGTTCGGATCATATTGGAGCGGTTCCTGAGCTTGCTTGCGCCGTCTCGGCGGCGCTCTTGGCCGCAAGGTGTAACGGGACGTAACGCAGCTGAGAAGCCTGCGCATGGCGATACGCCTTTGTTCTTTATTTGTTCTCATTTTTCTGCAACAATCTTCAGGTCAGTTTGGAGATGAAACATGCCCAGAGGCGATGGCCGTGTCGGCCGCCCCAGCGCACCCGTTAAGCGCCCCGCATACGCTCCTGAACAAGACTTCCTACGCCGACATCCAGGTGCGGTGGAGTCGCTGGTCCCGGTCTGGGGTTCAGCACGAGAGGCCATCGCCGACGCCTACGACGGCGACATTATATGGCGCCGTCGGGAACGCCCTTCTTGCGGGCGCAGATTTGGCGCCGATCGGTTTGGCAGGAAAGGCGCTGAAGGCGGCGAAATTTTCACGTGAAGCAGTGGAGGCCTCGAGGCGAATGAACAAGGCGCGGGCTTACGAATGGAAGAAGGTTCGAGAGAGGCTCGGAAAGGCTGAATATCTAGAAAGAGGTCAGCACGGTCATCACTGGGCGATTCCGCAGAACCAGTGGGGCAAGGGCGTGCCTGACCGGATCAAGAACCATCCTCTCAACATCAAGCCTATGCCAGACCCCGAGACACACTGGCGCATCGATCATCGCGTGGGAGATCTTCCGCGCTTCAAGCCCGCGATGCGCTATTGGCACGGGACACCCGCATGGGGAAAAGCTGCTCACGTCGACGCTGCTGGCCACGTGGTTTCACGAACGAAGCATCACTATGATCGGCAGACCCAAGGATCGAAAAAATGAACACTGAAAGTTGGAACGGCCCATTCATTTTTCTGAATAACTTCGATGACAAGCGCGGAGATTTCACTTCCATTGAGTACGATGATGAGATCGGTGATTTCAACATGGTCTACGGGAAGAGCGCTGCTAAAAATCCGAATATCGGCGGCGAACTGTACGATATGTCGGGCGGCCGCTGGCGCATCATCTCCCTGGAGAAGATCAAGGAGCACCCACACAAATGGTGGGATATCATCGGTCGGTCGATTGACCGCGACACCGGCGGCCTTTGGACCGCGAGGTACAATCTAGAACCTCTTGCTCCGCTTGAACTGGACGAGGTGAAGACAAGGATCTTCCGGGCGCTGGATGCTGACCGTGACGTGTGGCGCGATGACGAACTTGTTGCGGGTGAAGCGGGAACGCCAATCTCGGAAGAAGTCGTCCTGGCCGAATTAAAGAAGCGGCTGGATGATGCGCACGATATGGCGGCGATTTTCCAGGTGCTCGATCAAGGCTATGACTTCGATGACGCGGTGGCCGATGGCCATGCCATGCCGATGAGCGAACTTCGGCGGCGTGAGAAGGAAGAGCGGCGTCGCCGTTAGACACATGACGGACATCCGCTTCGACGGTCGCGTTGTTATCGTCACCGGCAGCGGAGGCGGCCTCGGGCGGGCGCACGCGCTGGAGTTCGCGCGGCGTGGAGCCAAGGTCGTGGTCAACGACCTGGGCGCCGACCTAGACGGGTCCAGCGGCGGCTCGGCGGCGGCGGAAGCCGTGGTCGCCGAGATCTGCGCGGCCGGCGGAGAGGCCATCGCCGACGGCGGCTCGGTCGCCGATCCTGCCGGCGCTAAGGGCTTGGTCCAGCGCGCGCTGGATGCCTGGGGCCGGATCGATGTTCTGGTCGCCAACGCCGGTATCCTGCGCGATCGTTCCTTTGCCAAGATGGAGGTCGCCGACTTCGAGGCCGTGGTCGACGT is a window from the Phenylobacterium immobile (ATCC 35973) genome containing:
- a CDS encoding Glu/Leu/Phe/Val family dehydrogenase, which produces MSTLFDSPSFDDHEGVHAFSDPASGLRTIIAVHSTARGPAAGGCRMWPYPSAEAAQEDALKLSRAMSYKNAMADIPVGGGKAVIIGDSRTQKTKALFEAFGRAVEAVGGRYWTAEDVGVSPTDLAHARTQTRYVVGLEGHQGASGDPSPVTAEGVFRGIALCVRRALNRDLAGVTVAIQGVGQVGGYLADKLHAAGAKLVICDVHGDAVAAVAARTGARVATPDAIFDVDADVFAPCAMGGAVNALTLPRLRAKVIAGGANNQLAGPDVGRAVFERGIVYAPDYVINGGGIINAAAEILAVEAGRAYDADWVERKVEGMIRTLDEILGGSAIEGRPTNEISDEIARGRIAAAKTA
- a CDS encoding alpha/beta fold hydrolase — translated: MRAGAILLMALALSACTPIVSQAPLAPPAGFAGPKFDGDRMISFDSARLGLTRWAPAQEPWAVIVALHGMNDYANAFHLAAPYWAEQGIATYAIDQRGFGRSPQRGIWAGRDLMAEDLRTAASLARAAYPKAVLVVMGESMGGAVAAYAAASDRPPEADRIVLLSPAVWGFETQPPPNGLLLWLAARFTGPKVYAPPEWVTDRISPTDNRDELIAMSQDQLMIWGARSDTLYGLVRLMGKGSEAMGRTRAPVLYLYGAHDEIIPKHAARRAMRGLRPGDRTAYYPDGWHLLTRDHQGPRVWADVAAYIRNPTSPLPSGVGEAPFRAPVTSH
- a CDS encoding NupC/NupG family nucleoside CNT transporter, with translation MFSLTNAQSLIGIVAILALCWLLSENRSRFPWKMALGALVMQAVLVAALFGLPWLRTGLSGVGVVVEGLASSTQAGVAFVFGFLAGTPAQPYAVTEAGGLFIFAFRVLPVILVVCALAALLWHWRILKWITQVFGVVFERTMGLRGAPALATATTVFMGQVEGPIFIRAYLPGLSRSELFLLIAVGMSCVSGSTMVAYATILAGVLPNAAAHVLTASIISAPAGVMLARVLIPRNPLVEKPENLDLSAGKTYESSVDALIKGTTDGLQIVLNVGATLIVFVSLVAMVNGALGLFPDINGAPPSVERALGLLFAPLAWAMGVSWADAPTAGSLLGVKLVLTEFTAFIRMAALPESGFDDRSRVIMTYALCGFANVASVGINVAGYSVLVPERRGEIMGMVWKAMLSGFLATCLTGAVVGLMPAALFGGQ
- a CDS encoding DUF3253 domain-containing protein, translating into MSVEIETAIFDLLAQAGPGKSISPEQVARSVDPESWRRTLGHVRAVAKGLARQGKLVISRHGKPADPEDFKGVYRLKAPDPAA
- a CDS encoding S46 family peptidase, translated to MIRTLIGALSAGLVAFAASAASADEGMWTYDNFPSAKVNAAYGVNVDKAWLDRVQAASVRLTSGCSASFVSKDGLIFTNHHCVVDCVQAISTADKDFVKDGFLTATREEERKCPGMQAEVLETITDVTQTIGSATAGKTGQAFIGARDAAMSGLEDASCAKTQLYRCQVVTLYRGGQYKLYRYRKYSDVRLVFAPEFATAFFGGDPDNFNFPRFNLDIGFLRAYEGGKPVRTPKHLTWVSRGPKVGEPTFVSGNPGSTERALTVAQLETQRDLVIPVGQLQRSELRGRLIRFSEEGAEQKRIATDPLFGIENSYKVFFGRQFALNDAAFMDVKRKEEADLKAKVTANPTLAADVGHPWREIGAAQKAATDNYVRYRQLEAGAGSASELYQFARAIVRGAEERAKPSAERLPEYSDARLALLGKQLLDEQPIDKPLEQMYLAFWLSKTREYLTTDDAATKGLLGKESPEGLAERLIAGTTLADVAARKALWEADLATVKASKDPLIQLVLANDAAARTVRKTWEAEVSGPTDRAAERIARARFAAYGDAVYPDATFTLRLSYGKVDGWSYRGVDIAPTTNFAGLYERATGAEPYQLAPRWIAAKDKLNPDTVYNFVTTNDIIGGNSGSPVVNAQGEILGAAFDGNIHSLGGDYGYDPAINRTVVVASSAATEALQKVYGVDGLVKELTAK